One window from the genome of Chroococcidiopsis sp. TS-821 encodes:
- the dnaK gene encoding molecular chaperone DnaK, giving the protein MGKVIGIDLGTTNSCVAILEGGQPMVIANSEGGRTTPSVVGFGKGNDRLIGQLAKRQLVTNAENTIYSIKRFIGRRWDDTATERSRVPYKCIKGRDDTVDVQIRDRTYTPQEISAMILWKLKQDAESFLGEAIAQAVITVPAYFTDAQRQATQDAGTIAGLEVLRIINEPTAAALAYGLDKLEQEQKILVFDLGGGTFDVSILQLGDGVFEVKATAGNNHLGGDDFDSCIVNWMLACFREQEKIDLSADKMALQRLREAAEKAKIELSTLGTTSINLPFITADASGPKHLEMELTRAKFEELVNHLIAATIQPMSQALKDSGLQPADIDRIILVGGSTRIPAVTNAVQKFFNGKTPERSVNPDEAVALGAAIQGGVLGGEVEDVLLLDVTPLSLGIETLGEVFTKVIERNTTIPTSKSQVFSTATDGQSSVEIHVLQGERPLAKDNKSLGKFLLTGIPPAPRGIPQIEVSFEIDVNGILKVSAQDKGTGREQSIRITNTGGLSAAEIEQMRQEAEIYAEQDKKRIELIALRNQAEDLLYSYEATLKDNEHLIGDRLKLEVSQKAEELRIAFAEEITVEKAKQILHNFQQTLYAVGTEVYNNADKALNQQISTEESELSAHNSDLEAGNLSTADNATVAEEYNFDFDEDYTVTADYEAIE; this is encoded by the coding sequence ATGGGAAAAGTCATTGGCATCGACTTAGGCACCACGAATAGTTGCGTTGCCATCTTAGAAGGTGGTCAACCTATGGTTATTGCCAATTCAGAGGGAGGAAGAACAACTCCTAGTGTTGTAGGTTTTGGCAAAGGTAACGATCGCCTGATCGGACAACTCGCGAAGCGCCAACTCGTCACGAACGCGGAGAATACGATTTACAGCATCAAGCGATTTATTGGACGTCGCTGGGATGACACGGCTACAGAGCGCAGCCGAGTGCCATACAAATGTATTAAAGGTCGCGATGATACGGTTGACGTCCAAATCCGCGATCGCACCTACACTCCTCAAGAAATTTCCGCAATGATTTTATGGAAGCTCAAACAAGATGCCGAAAGTTTTTTAGGTGAAGCGATCGCCCAAGCAGTGATTACAGTCCCAGCATACTTTACGGATGCTCAACGTCAAGCCACCCAAGACGCAGGTACAATTGCTGGGTTAGAAGTGCTGCGCATTATCAATGAACCTACCGCAGCAGCTTTAGCTTACGGCTTGGACAAACTCGAACAAGAGCAAAAAATTCTCGTATTTGACCTTGGCGGTGGCACTTTCGATGTTTCGATCTTACAACTCGGCGACGGTGTCTTTGAAGTCAAAGCAACTGCTGGTAACAATCATCTCGGTGGTGATGACTTTGATAGCTGTATTGTCAACTGGATGCTCGCCTGTTTTCGCGAACAAGAAAAGATTGATTTATCTGCAGACAAAATGGCACTACAGCGGTTGCGAGAAGCTGCTGAGAAAGCCAAAATCGAACTTTCAACGCTGGGTACGACATCAATCAATCTCCCGTTTATCACGGCTGATGCAAGCGGTCCGAAACACTTAGAAATGGAACTCACTCGTGCCAAATTTGAAGAGTTAGTCAACCATTTAATTGCCGCGACAATTCAACCGATGAGTCAGGCGTTGAAAGATAGTGGCTTACAACCTGCTGATATTGACCGCATTATTTTGGTTGGTGGTTCCACGCGCATTCCAGCAGTAACTAATGCCGTGCAAAAGTTTTTCAACGGCAAAACTCCAGAACGTTCGGTCAATCCAGATGAAGCTGTAGCTTTGGGCGCAGCAATTCAAGGCGGGGTATTAGGCGGTGAAGTTGAAGATGTTTTACTGTTAGATGTCACCCCTCTTTCGCTCGGAATCGAGACACTCGGAGAAGTCTTTACAAAAGTTATCGAACGCAATACAACTATCCCAACGAGTAAGTCGCAGGTTTTTTCCACAGCAACTGATGGTCAATCATCAGTAGAAATTCACGTGCTTCAGGGAGAACGCCCGTTAGCCAAAGACAACAAAAGTCTTGGCAAATTCCTCTTAACTGGAATTCCCCCCGCGCCACGAGGAATCCCACAAATTGAGGTATCGTTCGAAATTGATGTTAATGGTATTTTGAAAGTTTCGGCTCAAGACAAAGGTACAGGGCGCGAACAAAGTATTCGCATCACCAATACTGGTGGCTTAAGCGCCGCCGAAATCGAACAAATGCGCCAAGAGGCAGAAATCTATGCGGAACAGGATAAAAAGCGTATAGAATTGATCGCTTTGCGCAACCAAGCGGAGGATTTATTATACAGCTACGAAGCAACGTTAAAGGACAACGAACACTTGATCGGCGATCGCCTAAAACTGGAAGTTAGTCAGAAAGCTGAGGAACTACGCATTGCCTTTGCTGAAGAAATCACAGTAGAAAAAGCCAAGCAAATTTTGCATAACTTCCAGCAAACACTATATGCGGTTGGTACAGAGGTCTATAACAATGCTGACAAAGCACTAAATCAACAAATCAGCACTGAAGAAAGCGAGCTCTCGGCGCACAACAGCGATCTCGAAGCTGGCAATTTAAGCACCGCAGATAATGCTACTGTTGCAGAAGAATACAATTTTGATTTTGATGAAGATTACACGGTGACAGCTGACTATGAAGCAATTGAATAA
- the grpE gene encoding nucleotide exchange factor GrpE: MVDEDKQTEIAEQESNTSSETMNLNDNSEVNAQVVDSASSSGETTDEESVVAAASEQEQQIAELTAQIESLKSQLEERTSQYMRIGADFENFRKRMQKEKEEIEQKIKRDTITELLPVVDNFERARSQIKPQTDAEMTIHKSYQSVYKQMVETLKRLGVSAMRSEGSPFDPNYHEAVMREPTDEHPEGTVLEELVRGYFLGDRVLRHALVKVAAAPEPGETSATSDTE, encoded by the coding sequence ATGGTTGACGAGGATAAGCAAACAGAAATCGCAGAACAAGAGAGTAACACCTCATCTGAAACAATGAATTTGAATGATAACTCCGAGGTAAATGCTCAAGTCGTAGACTCCGCAAGCTCATCAGGCGAAACAACTGATGAGGAAAGTGTAGTGGCGGCTGCTTCAGAACAAGAGCAGCAAATAGCTGAATTAACAGCACAGATAGAATCGCTCAAATCGCAGTTGGAGGAGCGCACCTCTCAATACATGAGGATTGGCGCAGATTTTGAGAATTTCCGCAAGCGGATGCAGAAGGAAAAAGAAGAAATCGAGCAGAAAATTAAACGCGACACGATTACCGAGTTATTGCCTGTAGTCGATAACTTTGAGCGGGCACGATCGCAAATCAAACCTCAAACCGACGCGGAAATGACAATTCATAAAAGCTACCAGAGCGTTTATAAGCAAATGGTAGAAACCTTGAAGCGTCTAGGAGTTTCCGCAATGCGCTCCGAAGGCAGTCCCTTCGATCCCAACTACCACGAAGCCGTAATGCGTGAACCTACGGATGAACATCCTGAAGGAACAGTGTTAGAAGAATTAGTTCGGGGATATTTCCTAGGCGATCGCGTTTTACGTCATGCTTTGGTAAAAGTTGCAGCGGCTCCTGAACCAGGAGAAACTTCTGCAACGTCAGACACCGAGTAA
- a CDS encoding GspE/PulE family protein, with amino-acid sequence MTYSPSQRRALIVKNDFSPFGNKVVESGYVSNEQMQQALSESRKSKRPIIEVLESLTGRQLSPDLLRFYKKQQLFELKIVYGVEFIDPEINQIATNQVANLIDTLIPVEICRRFQLMPLSQTADPPAVLVAMVDPDHLEAQDNLSRILRPKGLGWQRIGIAQDDFQQLFAKYLDAQVEQQKQKELQKSVDVQSEIEGLEGFDLQNAHDEVEADLGAAIQNAEAAPVIALVNKILVKALQEKVSDIHIEPQEEYLRIRFRKDGVLRQAFDPLPKKIVAAVVARFKIISDLDIAERRMPQDGRIRRVFEGRKVDFRVSTLPSRYGEKVVLRILDNSATQLGLDKLISDEESLQIVREMASRPFGLLLVTGPTGSGKSTTLYSILAERNEPGVNISTAEDPIEYSLPGITQVQVIRDKGMDFASILRSFLRQDPDVILVGETRDRETAKTAIEAALTGHLVLTTLHTNDAAGAIARLDEMGVEPFMVSGALLGVVAQRLVRRVCSACRIPYKPSPQELARFGLTSSQDAGVTFYKAKTLQPEEIATAKNQGELCPECNGVGYKGRCGVYEVMRINQRLQTLITEGAPTERIKEVAVEDGMKTLLSYSLDLVRRGFTTLEEVERVTFTDSGLEAELKAKRKSSLECRTCSAELQPEWLECPYCMTPRFQE; translated from the coding sequence ATGACCTACTCCCCCTCACAGCGGCGTGCCCTGATCGTCAAAAATGACTTTTCTCCTTTCGGCAATAAGGTAGTTGAGTCGGGGTATGTCAGTAATGAACAGATGCAGCAAGCTCTGAGCGAAAGTCGTAAATCCAAAAGACCTATTATCGAAGTTCTAGAATCGCTGACTGGGCGTCAACTCTCACCCGACTTACTGCGGTTTTATAAAAAACAGCAACTTTTTGAACTCAAAATTGTCTACGGAGTTGAATTTATTGACCCTGAAATCAATCAAATTGCTACTAATCAAGTCGCAAATTTAATTGATACATTGATTCCAGTGGAGATATGCCGCCGTTTTCAATTAATGCCTTTATCCCAAACTGCCGATCCTCCTGCAGTGTTAGTGGCGATGGTCGATCCCGATCATCTTGAAGCTCAGGATAATTTAAGTCGCATTCTCCGTCCTAAAGGTTTAGGATGGCAACGCATCGGAATTGCGCAAGACGACTTTCAGCAGTTATTTGCTAAATACCTCGACGCCCAAGTTGAACAGCAAAAGCAGAAAGAATTACAAAAATCGGTAGATGTTCAATCGGAAATCGAAGGTTTAGAAGGTTTTGATTTACAAAATGCTCACGATGAGGTAGAAGCCGATTTAGGCGCGGCGATTCAAAATGCTGAAGCCGCTCCGGTCATTGCTTTAGTCAATAAAATTCTGGTTAAAGCACTGCAAGAAAAAGTTTCAGACATTCATATCGAACCGCAAGAAGAATATCTCAGAATTCGCTTTCGCAAGGATGGCGTTTTACGTCAAGCGTTCGATCCCTTGCCTAAGAAAATTGTTGCTGCGGTTGTCGCGCGTTTTAAAATTATTTCAGACTTGGACATCGCTGAACGGAGGATGCCCCAAGATGGAAGAATTCGGCGCGTATTTGAAGGACGTAAAGTCGATTTTCGCGTAAGTACGTTACCGAGTCGTTATGGTGAAAAAGTTGTCTTGCGAATTTTAGATAACTCAGCAACTCAACTCGGTTTAGATAAGCTCATCAGCGATGAAGAAAGTTTGCAAATTGTCCGCGAAATGGCGAGTCGTCCTTTCGGATTACTGTTAGTCACAGGACCAACAGGTTCGGGAAAATCAACGACTTTGTATTCGATCTTGGCAGAACGTAACGAGCCAGGAGTCAACATTAGTACTGCGGAAGATCCTATTGAGTATTCATTGCCAGGGATTACTCAGGTACAGGTGATTCGCGACAAAGGGATGGATTTTGCCTCGATTTTGCGGTCATTTCTGCGGCAAGATCCGGATGTGATTCTTGTGGGCGAGACACGCGATCGCGAAACTGCTAAAACCGCGATTGAGGCTGCATTAACAGGACACCTAGTATTGACAACACTCCACACAAATGATGCTGCAGGTGCGATCGCTCGTTTGGATGAAATGGGAGTTGAGCCGTTTATGGTTTCAGGAGCCTTACTTGGTGTTGTAGCCCAGCGTTTAGTAAGGCGTGTTTGTTCCGCTTGTCGCATTCCCTATAAACCATCTCCTCAGGAATTAGCGCGCTTTGGCTTAACCAGCTCGCAAGACGCTGGCGTGACCTTTTACAAAGCAAAAACTCTACAGCCTGAAGAAATTGCGACTGCTAAGAATCAAGGTGAACTTTGTCCTGAATGTAACGGTGTTGGTTACAAGGGACGTTGTGGGGTATATGAAGTCATGCGGATTAACCAGCGGCTGCAAACTTTAATTACCGAAGGCGCACCTACTGAACGCATTAAAGAAGTCGCAGTTGAAGATGGGATGAAGACCTTACTGTCATATAGCCTTGACCTTGTGCGTCGAGGTTTCACCACACTCGAAGAAGTTGAGCGCGTGACTTTTACGGATTCTGGTTTAGAAGCAGAACTCAAAGCCAAACGTAAAAGTTCTTTAGAATGTCGCACTTGTAGCGCCGAGTTACAACCAGAGTGGCTAGAATGTCCCTACTGTATGACACCACGTTTTCAGGAATAG
- a CDS encoding type IV pilus twitching motility protein PilT: MDYMIEDLMEQVIACGGSDLHISAGLPPYIRISGKLTPTEYEPLTAEQCQRLIFTMLNNTQRKHLEQNWELDCSYGVRGLARFRVNVYKDRGTYAACLRALSSQIPSMEALKLPDIVREVSEKPRGLVLVTGPTGSGKSTTLASMINNINMTRSEHILTIEDPIEFVYEPIKSLIHQRQIGEDTKSFANALRAALREDPDVILVGEMRDLETISLAISAAETGHLVFGTLHTSSAAQTVDRMVDVFSPEQQQQIRVQLSNSLVAVFSQTLVPRKNPKPGEFGRVMAQEIMIVTPAIANLIREGKTSQIYSAIQTGGKLGMQTLEKVLADLYKAGTISLEAAMSKTSKPDELQRLIGGNIPAAQATPARPGSSKPVLVN, from the coding sequence ATGGATTACATGATTGAAGACCTCATGGAGCAGGTTATTGCTTGTGGCGGCTCCGATTTACATATTTCTGCTGGTTTACCGCCTTATATTCGCATTAGTGGCAAGCTGACTCCTACAGAGTACGAACCACTAACAGCAGAACAATGCCAGCGGTTGATTTTTACGATGCTCAATAATACGCAGCGCAAACATCTCGAGCAAAATTGGGAACTTGATTGCTCTTATGGAGTGCGAGGGTTAGCCCGCTTTCGTGTCAATGTCTACAAAGATCGCGGAACATATGCGGCTTGTTTGCGCGCGCTGTCTTCTCAAATTCCCAGCATGGAAGCTTTGAAGCTACCAGATATTGTGCGAGAAGTTTCTGAAAAACCACGCGGATTAGTTTTAGTTACGGGTCCCACAGGTTCTGGTAAGTCAACAACATTGGCGTCAATGATCAATAACATTAACATGACGCGCTCGGAACATATATTAACGATCGAAGACCCGATTGAATTTGTTTACGAACCAATTAAAAGCCTAATTCACCAGCGTCAAATCGGTGAAGACACTAAAAGTTTTGCTAATGCTTTAAGAGCTGCCTTACGTGAAGATCCTGATGTAATTCTTGTCGGTGAAATGCGCGACTTAGAAACAATTTCGCTGGCAATTTCTGCGGCAGAAACAGGTCATTTAGTATTTGGTACATTGCATACAAGTTCTGCTGCACAGACAGTTGACCGGATGGTTGATGTCTTTTCGCCTGAACAACAACAGCAAATCCGCGTTCAGTTATCTAACTCGCTCGTAGCCGTATTTAGTCAAACGCTAGTACCGCGTAAAAACCCAAAACCAGGTGAATTTGGTAGAGTTATGGCGCAGGAAATTATGATTGTGACTCCAGCGATCGCTAACTTGATTCGCGAAGGTAAAACATCTCAAATCTACTCAGCGATTCAAACAGGGGGAAAATTAGGAATGCAAACGCTAGAAAAAGTTCTCGCAGATTTATATAAAGCAGGAACTATTTCTTTAGAGGCAGCAATGTCTAAAACATCAAAACCTGACGAGTTACAGCGCCTAATTGGTGGTAATATACCAGCAGCGCAGGCAACGCCGGCTAGACCAGGTTCGAGTAAACCCGTACTTGTAAATTAA
- a CDS encoding type II secretion system F family protein yields the protein MPTYVASVRDSKGQLRKEKITANSPSEARSSLRNQGLFIQEIKQASELDLSKIDFQKITLFLSKVSVKDKAVFSRQFSALVNAGVAIVRSLSVLAEQCSNPKLKKALLEISSDVQQGVNLSEAMRKHPDCFDNLYVSMVQAGEVGGVLDEVLNRLSKLLEDIARLQNQIKSALAYPVVVGLLAIAIFIGMTVFLIPIFANIFKDLGTELPALTQFMLGVSAFIQGFWWMIPIVIVVLGFAYRNYYRTRIGRETIDRFSLKMPLFGDLIQKSAVARFSRTFGALTRSGVPILTALEIVRDTAGNQVIANAVDASRQDIQQGGMISIALQKERVFPPMAIQMISIGEETGELDQMLMKVADFYEDEVEQAVKALTSILEPIMIVVLGGMVGLILLSMYLPMFKVFDSLG from the coding sequence ATGCCTACCTACGTTGCTAGTGTTAGAGACTCGAAAGGACAACTTAGAAAAGAGAAAATTACTGCCAACTCTCCAAGTGAGGCACGTTCAAGTTTAAGAAATCAAGGTTTGTTTATTCAAGAAATTAAACAAGCTTCAGAGTTAGACCTGAGTAAAATTGACTTTCAGAAAATTACATTATTTTTATCAAAAGTCTCAGTTAAAGATAAAGCAGTATTTTCAAGGCAATTTTCTGCATTAGTCAATGCTGGAGTAGCAATTGTAAGAAGCTTGAGTGTACTAGCAGAGCAGTGTTCTAATCCTAAACTCAAAAAAGCTTTATTAGAAATTAGTTCTGACGTGCAACAAGGGGTGAACCTTTCTGAAGCAATGCGCAAGCACCCTGATTGCTTTGATAATTTGTATGTCAGTATGGTTCAAGCTGGCGAAGTTGGTGGCGTCCTCGATGAAGTTTTAAATCGCTTATCTAAACTCCTTGAGGATATAGCACGGCTACAAAACCAAATTAAATCAGCATTAGCTTATCCAGTTGTTGTGGGTTTATTAGCAATTGCTATCTTCATTGGAATGACAGTTTTCCTGATTCCAATTTTTGCGAATATATTTAAAGACTTGGGAACAGAACTTCCAGCATTGACACAATTTATGTTAGGTGTTAGTGCTTTTATTCAAGGTTTCTGGTGGATGATTCCGATTGTAATTGTTGTGCTTGGGTTTGCCTACCGTAACTACTACAGAACCCGAATTGGTAGAGAAACTATCGACCGTTTTTCTTTAAAAATGCCGCTATTTGGCGATTTAATTCAAAAGTCAGCAGTTGCACGTTTTAGTCGTACTTTCGGGGCTTTAACTCGTTCGGGAGTTCCCATTTTAACTGCTTTGGAGATTGTCCGAGATACCGCCGGAAATCAAGTTATTGCCAATGCAGTAGATGCATCGCGACAAGATATTCAACAAGGGGGAATGATCAGTATTGCTTTGCAAAAAGAGCGCGTATTTCCACCGATGGCAATTCAGATGATTAGTATTGGCGAGGAAACCGGAGAACTCGATCAAATGCTGATGAAAGTTGCAGATTTCTACGAAGATGAAGTTGAGCAAGCAGTCAAAGCCTTGACAAGTATTTTAGAACCTATAATGATTGTTGTTTTAGGTGGTATGGTTGGCTTAATTTTGCTTTCTATGTATCTACCTATGTTTAAAGTGTTTGATAGTTTGGGTTAA
- the bioB gene encoding biotin synthase BioB, which yields MLKSAALNWNELADRALAGELLTREAARAVLNAPDSSLLDQLAAAYRVRYHYWENRVRLHFLLNAQSGLCPEDCHYCSQSKISTAEIEKYPLLAKEKILDAAAQAKKLQAGTFCMVISGRSPSERVFAQVLEAVQAVKANYDLKICACLGLLTQEQTRRLAEVGVDRVNHNLNTSDDYYSQICTTHTFGDRVATVENVKAAGITTCSGGIIGMGESDDDVIDLAFSLRELNVTSVPLNFLIPIPGTPFEKIQELNPRRCLRVLCLFRFVLPSQEIRIAGGREVHLRSLQPLGLYPANSIFIGDYLTTPGQASHSDLEMIRDAGFVIEAPDGSPLEAESFKFIASA from the coding sequence ATGCTGAAATCTGCTGCACTTAATTGGAACGAACTTGCCGATCGCGCTTTGGCTGGAGAACTACTAACGCGTGAAGCCGCACGGGCGGTACTCAATGCGCCTGATAGTTCATTGCTCGATCAACTCGCTGCTGCCTATCGCGTGCGCTATCATTACTGGGAAAACCGCGTCCGGTTGCATTTTCTCCTGAACGCTCAAAGTGGGCTTTGTCCAGAAGATTGTCATTATTGTTCGCAATCGAAGATTTCTACTGCTGAAATTGAGAAGTACCCTCTCCTTGCTAAAGAAAAAATTCTAGACGCTGCTGCGCAGGCAAAGAAATTGCAAGCGGGAACTTTCTGCATGGTCATTTCAGGGCGTTCTCCTAGCGAACGAGTGTTTGCACAGGTTTTGGAGGCTGTACAAGCGGTGAAAGCCAACTATGACCTAAAAATTTGTGCGTGTCTTGGGTTGTTGACACAAGAGCAAACGCGGCGTTTGGCAGAAGTCGGGGTAGATCGCGTCAATCATAATTTGAATACGTCTGACGATTACTACTCGCAAATTTGTACGACGCATACGTTTGGCGATCGCGTCGCGACAGTAGAGAATGTCAAAGCTGCAGGTATCACAACCTGTTCGGGTGGAATCATTGGAATGGGAGAGTCGGATGATGATGTCATCGATTTAGCATTTTCCTTACGGGAATTAAACGTTACAAGTGTTCCGTTAAATTTTTTGATTCCGATTCCAGGAACGCCGTTTGAAAAGATTCAAGAATTGAATCCGCGTCGTTGTCTGCGGGTATTGTGTTTATTTCGCTTTGTGCTTCCCTCACAAGAAATCAGAATAGCTGGCGGTAGAGAAGTTCATTTGCGATCGCTGCAACCTTTAGGACTTTATCCAGCCAATTCAATCTTTATTGGTGATTATTTAACGACTCCAGGACAAGCAAGTCATAGCGATCTAGAAATGATTCGCGATGCTGGGTTTGTCATTGAAGCCCCTGACGGTTCTCCGCTGGAAGCTGAATCATTTAAATTTATCGCTTCTGCTTGA
- the bioA gene encoding adenosylmethionine--8-amino-7-oxononanoate transaminase codes for MSSIEEIYHSPIWQPFTQMKTAPPPLKVVKGHGVMLELEDGRQIMDCISSWWVTIHGHGHPVLAEALYKQAQALEHVIFTGFTHEPAEQLARKLLQHLPKRLTRVFFSDNGSTAMEVALKMAYQYWFNQGESDRTTFISFEGGYHGDTIGAMSIAGNSPWEQPFRRLMFSTELVPFPATFDDDTDVEVREAQTLEILTRLLKQNPTRYAGIFIEPLVQGAGGMRICRPQFLQALENLAQSFGVLVIYDEVMTGFGRTGELFACLKAETAPDIICLSKGLSGGCLPLAVTVATEDIYRAFYSDDISKTFFHGHSYTGNPLACATGVASLELLEQNLSFRHLEQQHRCYLEKYLQNHPKINKVRTCGTIAAMDIVTDSESGYFNAIAPILKKRFLAEGFLLRPLGNTLYLMPPYCITSEQLESIYQAIRRVLDTII; via the coding sequence ATGAGCAGCATTGAAGAAATTTATCATTCTCCGATTTGGCAACCATTCACCCAAATGAAAACTGCACCGCCGCCTTTGAAAGTCGTCAAGGGACATGGAGTGATGCTCGAACTTGAAGATGGACGCCAAATTATGGATTGTATTTCCAGTTGGTGGGTAACGATTCACGGACACGGACATCCTGTACTAGCTGAAGCGCTCTACAAACAAGCTCAAGCCTTAGAACACGTCATTTTTACAGGTTTTACGCACGAACCCGCCGAGCAGCTAGCGAGGAAATTACTTCAGCATCTACCAAAACGGCTGACGCGAGTATTTTTTTCTGATAATGGCTCAACCGCGATGGAAGTCGCGCTGAAAATGGCTTATCAATATTGGTTTAATCAAGGAGAAAGCGATCGCACGACGTTTATTAGCTTTGAAGGTGGATATCACGGCGATACGATAGGAGCAATGTCGATCGCAGGTAATTCACCCTGGGAACAGCCTTTTCGACGGTTAATGTTCTCGACGGAGCTTGTGCCTTTCCCTGCTACGTTTGACGATGATACCGATGTCGAAGTGCGTGAAGCACAGACTCTAGAGATCCTGACGCGTCTTCTTAAGCAAAATCCCACGCGGTACGCAGGTATTTTTATCGAACCACTGGTACAAGGTGCGGGGGGAATGCGCATATGTCGTCCACAGTTTTTACAAGCTTTAGAAAACCTAGCGCAGTCGTTTGGCGTACTGGTCATTTATGATGAGGTGATGACAGGCTTCGGGCGTACTGGCGAATTATTTGCTTGCTTAAAAGCCGAAACCGCACCGGATATTATTTGTTTATCAAAAGGTTTATCCGGCGGCTGCTTACCTTTGGCTGTAACCGTTGCAACAGAAGATATTTATCGCGCGTTTTACAGCGATGATATCAGTAAAACGTTCTTTCACGGTCATTCATACACAGGAAATCCGTTAGCTTGTGCTACAGGCGTTGCGTCTTTAGAGTTGCTAGAACAAAACCTTAGTTTTCGCCATCTGGAACAGCAGCATCGTTGCTATCTAGAAAAATACTTACAAAATCATCCCAAAATCAATAAAGTCCGCACTTGTGGAACGATCGCCGCGATGGACATTGTTACGGATAGTGAGAGCGGGTATTTTAATGCGATCGCGCCAATCCTCAAAAAAAGGTTCCTAGCAGAAGGATTTCTCTTACGCCCTCTAGGTAACACGCTTTACTTAATGCCACCTTACTGCATTACCTCAGAGCAACTTGAATCAATTTATCAAGCAATCCGTCGCGTACTTGATACTATCATATAG
- a CDS encoding DUF2997 domain-containing protein, with protein sequence METLEFVIYPDGRVQEKVSGIVGATCTEVTAAIEAELGQVVSHQPSSEFYNAVQHQSTVATTQASFSEW encoded by the coding sequence ATGGAAACGCTAGAGTTTGTGATTTATCCCGATGGTCGCGTACAGGAAAAAGTTTCCGGTATTGTCGGAGCAACCTGTACCGAAGTAACAGCGGCAATCGAAGCAGAACTGGGGCAAGTCGTCAGTCACCAGCCAAGCTCAGAATTTTATAATGCAGTACAACACCAATCTACAGTTGCAACAACCCAAGCTAGCTTTAGCGAGTGGTAA
- a CDS encoding DUF1257 domain-containing protein — translation MSHFSQIKTQIRNLSSLQAALTDLGINWKSGPRAVRGYRGQTRNAEITIEQENGYDVGFSWNGKEYELVADLQYWQQDLSVEGFLKKVTQRYAYHTVLNETSRLGFQVAEQQQNEDGSIRLLVQRWSA, via the coding sequence ATGTCACACTTTAGCCAAATCAAAACACAAATCCGTAATCTTTCATCGTTACAAGCTGCGCTCACTGATTTAGGCATTAATTGGAAATCTGGTCCTAGAGCAGTTCGAGGCTATCGCGGTCAAACTCGTAATGCCGAAATCACCATTGAGCAGGAGAATGGTTACGATGTCGGTTTTAGTTGGAATGGCAAAGAATACGAACTTGTTGCTGACTTGCAATATTGGCAGCAAGACCTCTCAGTCGAAGGTTTCTTGAAAAAAGTTACGCAGCGTTATGCCTATCACACAGTATTGAACGAAACCTCGCGCTTAGGTTTTCAGGTAGCAGAACAGCAACAAAACGAAGACGGTTCAATTCGACTACTAGTACAGCGCTGGAGTGCGTAA
- a CDS encoding ferredoxin: MSDFMPPEQAQSGAVRSHLEPELGGIFRDAPERSGLEPELGGELRQKGVYVDEITCIGCKHCAHVARNTFYIEPDYGRSRVVRQDGDSEELIQEAIDTCPVDCIHWVDYTELKKLEEERQYQVIPIVGYPVEEAVVAAHRRRKKRQAQKKARY, encoded by the coding sequence ATGTCTGATTTTATGCCGCCGGAGCAAGCACAATCTGGAGCAGTGCGATCGCACCTCGAACCCGAACTAGGTGGAATTTTTCGCGATGCACCTGAACGTTCAGGCTTAGAACCTGAGTTAGGAGGTGAACTGCGACAAAAAGGTGTTTATGTTGACGAAATCACCTGCATTGGTTGCAAGCACTGCGCCCATGTTGCCCGCAACACCTTCTATATTGAACCAGATTACGGTCGTTCGCGCGTCGTCCGTCAAGACGGAGACTCAGAAGAGTTAATTCAGGAAGCAATTGACACGTGTCCAGTTGATTGTATCCATTGGGTTGACTACACCGAACTGAAAAAACTCGAAGAAGAGCGACAGTATCAAGTCATCCCTATTGTTGGATACCCTGTAGAAGAAGCTGTTGTTGCTGCTCATCGGCGGCGTAAAAAGCGCCAAGCCCAGAAGAAGGCTCGATATTAA